The following proteins are encoded in a genomic region of Gimesia algae:
- a CDS encoding SRPBCC family protein, translating into MASFEASVQLNATPQEMFDFLIDTENILKISPPDTGLSFTKKPDKLYLGAILEFQIQGFGQVQEGTHEIIVFEEPTLFTEKQISGPLKSYTHEHHIVSNGDNQITLIDRLEFEPPGGLLGFLITKSKLLDLFDEGFYQRHQTLKKLFP; encoded by the coding sequence ATGGCGAGCTTTGAAGCCAGCGTTCAACTGAATGCCACACCGCAGGAAATGTTCGATTTCCTGATTGATACCGAGAATATCCTGAAGATCAGCCCCCCCGATACCGGTCTGTCATTCACGAAAAAACCGGATAAGCTGTACCTGGGTGCCATCCTGGAATTTCAGATTCAAGGCTTCGGCCAGGTTCAGGAAGGAACGCACGAAATCATCGTGTTTGAAGAACCCACGCTGTTCACAGAAAAACAGATCTCGGGCCCGCTCAAATCATACACTCACGAACACCATATCGTGTCCAATGGTGATAACCAGATCACGCTCATCGATCGTCTGGAGTTCGAGCCACCAGGCGGCCTGCTCGGCTTTCTGATTACCAAATCCAAACTACTTGATCTGTTTGACGAAGGCTTCTATCAGCGACATCAGACTCTGAAGAAACTGTTTCCCTGA
- a CDS encoding flagellar hook-basal body protein has product MRKNFERIIFAVSVCVLSGVLFIQGILYLKDLGLVEGGTPVALTLPQGAHGIAAEPANSEAEFQEGSLLTETSLGPVELALAETEDLTEEAAELVSDDTAVNGPLLRTPGTVETESSDDVREQADPEPLILAKPIQDFLQTPGPLMPPLNAEPLADSQKRSDARDDKMTRSIIREHLPDATDEELQIWFEELRGVPHKVASDLLSIRKLLQPKGALRGTQDKWVQLEPHFEAPLPQQPVSSTQKVLPDQSGFIGFSSQADRDELQQRLRPTVDALRLSRDVIVNNIANAGTIGFKRLYVEFESLPYEYVKTPASEESDTEPPIAVGMGSQVLQTRISQTSGELLKTGRELDIAIEGQGFLQVRLGETTAYTRTGRLMFDADRRLCIRGSQHNYLIVPEIKLPTEAHSIQISETGIVTALLADAADELTVGELQIACFTDASELFPRESCLFTTTPRAGVARVLTPGAKGAGLVRSGVLEASNVSITEELAQLSLIKERLDALKTVYLTEPDKPVQADLGLPAERIARPQGQQLQQGNRSIIK; this is encoded by the coding sequence ATGAGAAAAAACTTTGAGCGGATCATTTTTGCTGTTTCCGTTTGTGTATTAAGCGGTGTGCTGTTTATTCAGGGAATCCTGTATCTGAAGGATCTGGGTCTGGTTGAAGGAGGAACTCCTGTCGCCCTCACACTGCCGCAGGGAGCGCACGGAATCGCTGCTGAGCCTGCGAATTCAGAAGCTGAGTTTCAGGAAGGAAGTTTGCTGACGGAAACCTCACTGGGTCCTGTAGAACTGGCGCTGGCGGAAACCGAAGATCTGACTGAAGAAGCAGCGGAACTGGTATCGGATGATACAGCCGTGAATGGCCCGCTGTTGCGTACGCCGGGCACGGTGGAAACTGAGTCTTCAGACGATGTGAGAGAACAGGCTGATCCGGAACCGCTGATTCTGGCAAAACCAATCCAGGATTTTCTGCAGACACCGGGTCCTTTGATGCCCCCTTTGAATGCAGAGCCGCTGGCGGATTCACAAAAACGTTCTGATGCACGTGATGACAAGATGACGCGTTCCATTATTCGCGAGCATCTTCCCGACGCGACAGACGAAGAATTACAGATCTGGTTTGAAGAGTTGCGGGGAGTGCCTCACAAAGTGGCCTCCGATTTGCTTTCCATTCGCAAACTGCTGCAGCCCAAAGGTGCCCTGCGCGGCACGCAAGACAAGTGGGTGCAACTGGAGCCGCACTTTGAAGCGCCACTGCCTCAGCAGCCAGTCTCTTCAACACAGAAAGTATTACCAGACCAGTCCGGGTTCATCGGGTTTTCTTCCCAGGCGGACCGGGACGAACTGCAGCAACGTCTGCGTCCGACGGTCGATGCGTTGCGTCTCTCGCGGGATGTGATTGTCAATAATATCGCAAACGCCGGAACGATTGGTTTTAAACGACTGTACGTGGAATTCGAATCGCTGCCTTACGAGTATGTCAAAACGCCGGCGAGTGAAGAATCGGATACCGAGCCGCCGATTGCCGTTGGTATGGGAAGCCAGGTCCTGCAGACGCGGATTTCTCAGACGAGTGGCGAACTGCTGAAGACGGGGCGCGAACTGGATATTGCCATCGAGGGGCAGGGTTTTCTGCAGGTGCGACTGGGTGAGACCACCGCATATACCCGCACGGGACGGCTGATGTTTGATGCCGACCGCCGGTTATGTATTCGCGGTTCGCAGCACAATTATCTGATCGTGCCTGAGATCAAGCTGCCGACCGAAGCACACTCCATTCAGATTTCGGAAACGGGTATCGTGACCGCATTGCTGGCAGACGCCGCGGATGAATTGACTGTGGGCGAACTGCAAATTGCCTGCTTCACCGATGCGAGTGAACTGTTTCCACGAGAATCCTGTCTGTTTACCACGACCCCGCGTGCGGGTGTCGCGCGGGTTCTGACGCCGGGAGCAAAGGGAGCCGGTCTGGTGCGCTCTGGTGTTCTGGAAGCATCGAATGTCTCGATCACCGAAGAACTGGCGCAGCTGTCCCTCATCAAAGAGCGTCTGGATGCTTTGAAAACGGTTTATCTGACAGAGCCCGATAAACCGGTGCAGGCGGACCTGGGTCTACCGGCAGAACGGATCGCGCGGCCGCAAGGTCAGCAACTGCAGCAGGGTAACCGTTCGATTATTAAATGA
- a CDS encoding lactate racemase domain-containing protein produces MNMTLPKVYRVRQNFPSSRIENVAETVRTELAKLNLEKTVKPGESVAVTVGSRGIANISLIIKTTIDYLKTIEAVPFIVPAMGSHGGGTAEGQAEVIAAYGITAETMGVEIRSSMETVIVDTTSHGIPVHFDKHAYEADHVLICGRVKPHTRFVGDIESGLHKMMLIGLGKHEGAKIYHRAIEDISFEEIINAVAKSILQKCSVVAGLAIVENSYDQTALIEAVPPEQFYEREKALLNIARDWLPRLPFPQTDLLIVDRIGKNISGSGMDACVIGRKFNDHAATERDTVSVKRIMIRSLTEETHGNACGIGLAEFTNERTVTSVDWKITRINANTGSHPTAAMVPLAYPTDREAIEAALQTIGLVSPEASRIVQIFDTLELSEVIVSETYLEEINSRDDLEIIAGPFELAFDAEQNLTPVFNEPQH; encoded by the coding sequence ATGAATATGACACTCCCCAAAGTTTACCGAGTCCGCCAGAACTTCCCGTCCTCACGGATCGAAAACGTGGCCGAAACGGTTCGTACTGAACTGGCAAAACTTAATCTGGAGAAAACAGTCAAACCGGGAGAGTCCGTCGCGGTTACCGTCGGTAGTCGGGGCATCGCCAATATCTCTCTGATTATCAAGACCACCATTGACTATCTGAAAACAATCGAAGCGGTCCCGTTCATCGTGCCCGCCATGGGCAGCCATGGAGGCGGGACAGCGGAAGGGCAGGCTGAAGTCATTGCCGCTTATGGAATTACAGCGGAAACAATGGGTGTGGAAATTCGCTCATCCATGGAAACGGTCATCGTCGATACCACCTCGCACGGCATTCCCGTCCATTTCGACAAACATGCGTACGAAGCCGACCACGTCTTGATTTGTGGCCGCGTGAAGCCGCACACCCGCTTTGTCGGCGATATCGAATCCGGCCTGCATAAGATGATGCTCATCGGCCTGGGCAAACATGAAGGCGCCAAAATTTATCACCGCGCGATCGAAGACATCAGCTTCGAAGAAATCATCAACGCCGTCGCGAAATCGATTTTGCAGAAATGTTCGGTCGTCGCCGGGCTGGCGATTGTGGAAAACTCCTACGATCAGACCGCCCTCATCGAAGCCGTCCCACCTGAACAGTTTTACGAACGGGAAAAAGCGCTGCTCAACATCGCCCGCGACTGGCTGCCTCGCCTTCCGTTTCCGCAGACTGACCTGCTGATCGTCGATCGCATTGGGAAAAACATCAGTGGTTCGGGCATGGATGCCTGTGTCATCGGGCGCAAGTTTAACGACCACGCCGCCACCGAGCGTGACACGGTCTCCGTCAAACGTATTATGATTCGCAGCCTCACCGAAGAAACGCACGGCAATGCCTGTGGCATCGGCCTGGCTGAATTCACCAACGAGCGCACTGTCACCAGTGTGGACTGGAAAATCACCCGGATTAACGCTAATACTGGTAGTCACCCGACCGCCGCCATGGTACCGCTGGCCTACCCGACCGACCGCGAAGCCATTGAGGCGGCCCTGCAAACCATCGGACTGGTTTCCCCCGAAGCCAGTCGCATCGTACAGATTTTTGATACACTCGAATTGAGTGAAGTCATCGTCAGTGAAACGTACCTGGAGGAAATCAACAGCCGCGACGATCTGGAAATCATTGCCGGACCGTTCGAACTGGCCTTCGATGCGGAACAGAATCTGACACCCGTTTTTAATGAACCACAACACTAA
- a CDS encoding RraA family protein, with protein MSTEGLSAAALEELAKYDTPTVCNVIELWNIRPRNTGYMNDSIKACFPKMPPMVGYALTSTFRSMAPPRSGDVYSGLDAQVAAFESLPGAPVVVYQDIDEPTASATFGEVMCSTYKAYGAKGIITSGAGRDLDQVEALDFPAFTNGTNCAHGYCHTLQVNVPVSVGGIPIYPGDLLHGDLNGVTTIPTEIASEVADACKDLMKAEDIVLDYLKTGNLTAEGLGEARKELVAEIAKLGKRLRGE; from the coding sequence ATGTCCACCGAAGGCCTCTCTGCTGCCGCCCTTGAAGAACTAGCCAAGTACGATACACCCACCGTCTGCAACGTGATCGAACTCTGGAACATTCGCCCCCGCAATACCGGCTACATGAATGATTCCATCAAAGCCTGCTTCCCCAAGATGCCTCCGATGGTCGGCTATGCATTGACATCCACTTTCCGCAGCATGGCGCCTCCCCGCAGCGGTGATGTCTATTCCGGCCTCGATGCCCAGGTCGCTGCTTTTGAATCGCTGCCCGGTGCCCCCGTTGTCGTCTATCAAGACATCGATGAACCCACGGCGTCCGCCACTTTCGGCGAAGTCATGTGCTCTACCTACAAAGCCTATGGCGCAAAAGGCATCATCACTTCGGGTGCAGGCCGCGATCTGGATCAGGTCGAAGCGCTCGACTTCCCCGCCTTCACGAATGGCACCAACTGTGCCCACGGTTACTGCCACACACTGCAGGTGAATGTCCCCGTGTCCGTTGGCGGCATCCCCATTTACCCCGGCGATCTGCTGCACGGCGATCTGAATGGCGTCACCACGATCCCGACCGAAATCGCCTCCGAAGTCGCCGACGCCTGCAAAGACCTGATGAAAGCCGAAGACATCGTGCTCGACTATCTCAAAACCGGCAACCTGACAGCAGAAGGGCTCGGCGAAGCCCGTAAAGAACTCGTAGCCGAAATCGCCAAACTCGGTAAACGACTCCGCGGTGAATAG
- a CDS encoding sigma-54-dependent Fis family transcriptional regulator, protein MSKIGTAEWLDWKRLPLFSKYDAEASLVQMCDRLLEEATRQGSGDDYVRQFLPQLATELSCQWCTLIERTPEWETLFEFGRNAAGGFPSTLCDEALDRDAAGLCVDENRADWSFMAAPLGDVRPSTILLVGGRDLTAASLSEAIIAARALGYALSIVEQREKHLRRIKRLQTTLHIASSFSSARETQPLLELIAKEATRLLESERSSIFIWDREHKQVVACPALGVEGNTLRLPDDVGIVGDVIRSGKTICVDDAYNDERFDPSVDKSSGFRTHNLLCVPLRNNAGELIGAFEVMNKEKGKADYDDADAQSLEELGVQAATALENTREIEQLSRSRDQLTEQAKQKVQVIGKSSAITALRSTIERLASTDLPVLILGESGTGKEVVSQSLHYQGPRANTPFIAVNCAALTETLLESELFGHEKGAFTDAHETRAGKFELAEGGTLFLDEIGDMSPGGQAKLLRVLEQKVVTRVGGSETIPINVRVVAATNAKLADAVRDKKFREDLYYRLSVVTLDLPPLRDRPEDVILLAEFFLTQFCSQANRRLLKVSAEAKKRLQAHLWPGNVRELRNLMERVAFLCAGDRVEVEDLAFILSPSRDSVVDMSADLSLKEASRRFQQEYIRRTIKRVGGNMSETAKCLGLHRSNLYRKMGQLDMHEANEGADDEE, encoded by the coding sequence GTGAGTAAGATCGGAACTGCGGAGTGGTTAGACTGGAAGCGACTACCTTTATTTTCCAAATATGATGCGGAAGCGTCCCTGGTTCAGATGTGCGACCGTTTGCTGGAAGAAGCGACGCGGCAGGGATCAGGCGATGACTATGTGCGGCAGTTTCTGCCTCAGCTGGCGACTGAACTTTCGTGTCAGTGGTGCACCCTGATTGAACGGACGCCGGAATGGGAAACCTTGTTCGAATTCGGTCGTAACGCGGCCGGTGGCTTTCCTTCAACTCTGTGTGATGAGGCCTTGGACCGCGATGCCGCCGGACTGTGTGTCGATGAGAACCGGGCCGACTGGTCGTTCATGGCGGCACCACTGGGGGATGTCCGGCCGAGTACGATTCTGCTGGTGGGTGGCAGAGACCTGACTGCGGCCTCACTGAGTGAAGCGATCATTGCGGCCCGCGCACTGGGTTATGCATTGTCGATCGTGGAGCAGCGGGAGAAGCATCTGCGCCGTATCAAACGCCTGCAGACAACATTGCACATCGCCTCCAGTTTTTCCTCAGCCCGCGAAACTCAGCCTCTGCTGGAACTGATCGCCAAAGAAGCGACACGTCTGCTGGAGAGCGAGCGTTCCAGTATTTTCATCTGGGACCGGGAACACAAGCAGGTTGTGGCCTGTCCCGCGCTGGGAGTGGAAGGCAACACGCTGCGGCTGCCCGATGATGTGGGGATTGTCGGTGATGTGATTCGCAGTGGCAAAACAATTTGCGTAGATGATGCCTACAACGACGAGCGGTTTGATCCCAGTGTGGATAAGTCGAGCGGCTTCCGCACCCATAACCTGTTGTGTGTCCCTCTACGGAATAACGCCGGCGAACTGATTGGTGCGTTTGAGGTCATGAATAAGGAGAAGGGCAAAGCCGACTACGATGACGCCGATGCCCAGAGCCTGGAAGAACTGGGTGTGCAGGCGGCAACCGCGCTGGAGAATACCCGCGAAATCGAACAGCTGTCCCGCAGTCGAGATCAACTGACAGAACAGGCCAAACAGAAAGTGCAGGTCATTGGTAAGAGTTCTGCGATCACGGCACTGCGTTCCACGATTGAACGTCTGGCGAGCACGGATCTGCCTGTCTTGATTCTGGGGGAAAGCGGAACCGGGAAAGAAGTGGTCAGCCAGTCCCTGCATTACCAGGGGCCGCGAGCGAATACGCCGTTCATCGCGGTCAACTGTGCGGCTCTGACCGAAACACTGCTCGAAAGCGAGTTGTTCGGCCACGAGAAAGGGGCCTTCACCGATGCCCACGAGACACGGGCCGGCAAGTTCGAACTGGCGGAAGGGGGCACACTCTTTCTGGATGAAATCGGCGACATGAGCCCGGGAGGCCAGGCCAAGCTGTTGCGCGTGCTGGAACAGAAGGTCGTCACTCGCGTGGGTGGTTCGGAAACGATTCCCATCAATGTGCGCGTCGTGGCTGCCACGAATGCGAAGCTGGCGGATGCGGTCCGCGATAAGAAGTTCCGCGAGGACCTGTATTACCGGTTGAGCGTGGTCACACTGGATCTGCCCCCGTTGCGCGATCGTCCGGAAGATGTGATTCTACTGGCCGAGTTTTTCCTGACACAGTTCTGCTCCCAGGCGAATCGTCGCTTATTGAAAGTTTCTGCGGAAGCCAAAAAACGGCTGCAGGCCCATCTCTGGCCCGGCAATGTTCGCGAGCTGCGGAACCTGATGGAGCGGGTCGCGTTCCTGTGTGCCGGCGATCGGGTGGAAGTGGAAGACCTGGCGTTCATTCTGAGTCCGTCCCGCGATTCGGTGGTCGACATGTCCGCCGACCTGAGTCTGAAAGAAGCCTCGCGTCGCTTCCAGCAGGAATACATCCGTCGCACGATCAAACGCGTGGGCGGCAACATGAGCGAGACCGCGAAATGCCTGGGCCTGCATCGGTCGAACCTGTACCGCAAAATGGGCCAGCTGGACATGCACGAAGCCAACGAAGGTGCCGACGACGAGGAGTGA
- a CDS encoding putative quinol monooxygenase: MFCLNVILTLKNASDEQEIQGLLTEACRLSRTEPGCLRFDVYHSEGEPATFVLVEHWESEDAWKTHREAEAYTQIYQPQILPRVERVPYRMKMLLE, encoded by the coding sequence ATGTTTTGTCTCAATGTTATTCTCACATTAAAAAACGCCTCTGACGAACAGGAAATTCAGGGACTGCTGACCGAAGCATGTCGCCTGTCTCGCACCGAACCTGGCTGCCTGCGGTTTGACGTCTATCACTCCGAAGGCGAACCAGCCACGTTTGTGCTTGTCGAACACTGGGAAAGTGAAGACGCCTGGAAGACCCATCGCGAAGCCGAAGCCTACACTCAGATTTACCAGCCCCAAATTCTGCCTCGTGTCGAACGAGTCCCTTATCGCATGAAAATGCTGCTGGAATAA
- the ilvD gene encoding dihydroxy-acid dehydratase has product MPSDSQPILNKYSSRITQPRSQGASQAMLYATGMTEADMDKAQVGISSVWYEGNSCNMHLNKLAAKVKEGVEAAGLVGMRFNTIGVSDGISMGTDGMSYSLQSRDLIADSIETVTCAQWYDANVSLPGCDKNMPGCLIAMGRFNRPSIMVYGGTIAPGCLNNEKLDIVSAFQSYGEYLAGTITDETRKEIVQKSCPGAGACGGMYTANTMSSAIEALGMSLPYSSSIPAEHPDKLDECIRAGAAIKKLLELDLKPRDIMTREAFENAMVLIVALGGSTNAVLHMLAIARSVDLELTIDDFQAVSDRIPLLADFKPSGKYVMADLQEQGGTPAVLKYLLEKGFINGDCMTVTGKTLAENLAELPGLKAGQDIIHTVENPIKPTGHLQILKGNLAPTGAVAKITGKEGLVFEGTANVFDSEEDMLKALEDKKIQKGDVIIIRYEGPKGGPGMPEMLTPTSAIMGAGLGKDVALLTDGRFSGGSHGFIVGHITPEAQDGGPIALVKTGDKVIIDADKNRLDMDVSDAEIAERRKAWTAPPFKYTRGTLYKYIKNVKSASEGCVTDE; this is encoded by the coding sequence ATGCCATCCGATTCGCAACCCATTTTGAACAAGTACAGCTCCCGTATCACACAGCCCCGTTCCCAGGGTGCCTCGCAAGCCATGCTCTATGCCACCGGCATGACCGAAGCGGATATGGACAAAGCCCAGGTCGGGATCTCCAGCGTCTGGTACGAAGGCAACTCCTGCAACATGCACCTCAATAAACTGGCTGCGAAGGTCAAAGAGGGCGTCGAAGCCGCCGGCCTGGTCGGGATGCGATTCAATACGATTGGCGTGAGCGACGGGATTTCCATGGGAACCGACGGCATGTCTTATTCATTGCAGTCCCGCGACCTGATCGCTGACAGTATTGAAACCGTGACCTGTGCCCAGTGGTACGATGCCAACGTTTCGCTGCCTGGCTGTGATAAGAACATGCCCGGCTGTCTGATCGCCATGGGTCGCTTCAACCGCCCCTCGATCATGGTTTACGGGGGAACCATCGCCCCCGGTTGTCTGAATAACGAAAAGCTGGACATTGTCTCCGCGTTCCAGTCTTACGGCGAATACCTGGCCGGTACCATCACAGATGAAACCCGGAAAGAAATCGTACAGAAAAGCTGTCCCGGAGCGGGTGCCTGCGGCGGCATGTATACCGCCAACACCATGTCCTCTGCCATCGAAGCTTTGGGCATGTCACTCCCTTACAGTTCATCCATTCCCGCGGAACACCCCGATAAACTCGACGAGTGTATCCGCGCCGGTGCCGCCATTAAGAAGCTGCTGGAACTGGATCTGAAACCCCGTGATATCATGACCCGCGAAGCCTTCGAAAATGCGATGGTCCTGATTGTCGCTCTGGGCGGTTCCACCAACGCCGTACTGCATATGCTGGCCATCGCCCGTTCCGTCGATCTGGAACTGACGATCGATGATTTCCAGGCCGTCAGCGACCGCATCCCCCTGCTGGCCGATTTCAAACCCAGTGGTAAATATGTGATGGCCGACCTGCAGGAACAAGGGGGTACCCCCGCGGTCCTCAAATACCTGCTGGAAAAAGGTTTCATCAACGGCGACTGCATGACCGTCACCGGAAAAACACTGGCCGAAAACCTGGCTGAACTGCCGGGCCTTAAAGCAGGCCAGGACATTATCCATACGGTGGAAAACCCGATCAAGCCCACGGGCCACCTGCAAATCCTCAAAGGCAACCTGGCTCCTACCGGCGCGGTCGCCAAGATCACCGGCAAGGAAGGCCTCGTCTTTGAAGGGACCGCCAACGTCTTCGATTCTGAAGAGGATATGCTCAAGGCCCTCGAAGATAAGAAGATTCAAAAAGGCGATGTGATCATCATCCGCTACGAAGGCCCTAAAGGGGGACCGGGCATGCCTGAGATGCTGACCCCGACCTCTGCTATCATGGGAGCCGGCCTGGGTAAAGATGTCGCTCTGCTGACCGACGGACGGTTCTCGGGGGGATCGCATGGCTTCATCGTGGGACACATCACCCCCGAAGCACAGGATGGTGGACCGATCGCGCTGGTCAAAACCGGCGATAAAGTCATCATCGACGCCGACAAAAATCGCCTGGATATGGACGTCAGCGATGCAGAAATCGCAGAACGTCGCAAAGCCTGGACGGCCCCTCCGTTCAAATACACGCGTGGCACGCTTTACAAATATATCAAGAACGTGAAATCCGCTTCCGAAGGCTGTGTCACCGACGAGTAA
- the ispD gene encoding 2-C-methyl-D-erythritol 4-phosphate cytidylyltransferase → MASFAVILAAAGKSSRFRSKGAAVLGTGPQKKPFMDLKGRAVWVRSAEIFSNREDVKQLIITVSAEDIEWFKQKFRPNLAFMEIEIVAGGAERADSVQNALARVKSGIDYVAIHDAARPLITDKWVGEIFSAAEKHDAVIPAVRVSSTLKRAGKDLMIQETVDRTDLWAAQTPQVFKRQLLLDAYAQRGDFQATDEAQLVEHLGHEVKIVEGSPLNQKITTAADFRMAEALVNALPKPKGIQALHPFADEEPRGIF, encoded by the coding sequence GTGGCGAGCTTCGCAGTCATCTTAGCAGCAGCCGGCAAGAGTTCACGATTTCGATCGAAGGGAGCAGCGGTCCTCGGTACCGGGCCTCAGAAAAAACCGTTCATGGATTTGAAGGGGCGCGCGGTCTGGGTGCGTTCTGCAGAGATCTTTTCGAACCGGGAGGATGTGAAGCAGCTGATCATTACGGTCTCGGCTGAGGATATCGAGTGGTTCAAGCAGAAGTTTCGTCCCAACCTGGCCTTTATGGAAATTGAAATCGTCGCCGGGGGCGCAGAACGGGCGGACTCGGTGCAAAACGCATTGGCGCGGGTCAAATCAGGCATTGATTATGTTGCCATCCACGATGCGGCCCGTCCCTTGATTACGGATAAATGGGTGGGCGAAATCTTTTCTGCTGCGGAAAAACATGATGCCGTGATCCCTGCTGTCCGCGTTTCCAGTACACTCAAACGGGCCGGCAAGGATCTGATGATTCAGGAAACCGTCGATCGCACGGACCTCTGGGCGGCGCAGACACCACAGGTCTTCAAGCGGCAACTGCTGTTAGACGCGTATGCACAGCGCGGCGATTTTCAGGCGACCGACGAAGCGCAACTGGTCGAGCATCTGGGGCATGAGGTCAAAATCGTCGAAGGTTCCCCTTTAAATCAGAAAATTACAACCGCAGCGGACTTCCGGATGGCAGAAGCACTGGTCAATGCGTTGCCTAAACCCAAAGGCATCCAGGCGCTGCATCCATTTGCCGATGAGGAACCCCGGGGGATCTTTTAA
- a CDS encoding sigma-54 interaction domain-containing protein produces MELPTLILVTRDTVIQQQILAHFKKTFQLSICSSLEDCYEQCRGQEIDSILVDLRFLLSGGHQEDHLLDMIQSAAPDTEIILLTEEECPEILERRTACTSMMHIKGFASEAELLLEIDSCLNPDEKVVVTQTLVMNAAHGSSTAGSTPEKKTMAKRPSTSNGSRESTEAANEHGITRRFETNSHEMKLMLNELEIAAQHDVTVLLIGETGAGKTYLSRLIHDVSPRRNEPFLNVACGALPNDLIESELFGHVRGAFTSAHADKDGKFLAAGRGTVLLDEIDVLGPEQQVKLLRVIETGEFEPIGSNKTHVNQARLVVASNMDLQPLVEQGKFRPDLYYRLNMLKFDVLPLRRRKSDIIVLANDFVHQMSIKHNIPVDRIDEEFMEALHTYPWPGNVRELENVIRRSVIYCREGVLRKENLPSHILMGLVGPTNDPSVVLNHKQNDSERLGDQVAVTEKDLIEQALFKNNYSRTNTAKTLGISRVTLYNKMKKYGMNTKK; encoded by the coding sequence ATGGAACTCCCGACACTGATTCTGGTAACACGCGACACAGTGATTCAGCAGCAGATCCTTGCTCATTTCAAAAAAACCTTTCAGCTCTCGATCTGCAGCAGCCTCGAAGACTGCTACGAACAATGTCGTGGACAGGAGATTGACTCCATCCTGGTCGATCTGCGGTTTCTCCTGTCGGGCGGACATCAGGAAGATCATCTGCTCGATATGATTCAGTCTGCTGCCCCTGATACAGAAATCATCCTGCTCACCGAGGAAGAGTGTCCCGAAATCCTGGAACGGCGGACCGCCTGCACTTCCATGATGCACATTAAAGGGTTCGCCAGCGAAGCAGAACTGCTGCTGGAAATCGACTCCTGCCTGAATCCCGACGAGAAGGTCGTTGTGACTCAGACACTGGTGATGAATGCGGCTCATGGATCTTCGACTGCTGGTTCCACACCCGAAAAGAAAACGATGGCAAAGCGTCCTTCCACTTCGAACGGCAGTCGTGAATCAACAGAGGCAGCCAACGAGCATGGCATTACCCGTCGCTTCGAAACCAATTCACATGAAATGAAGCTCATGCTGAATGAACTGGAAATCGCCGCGCAGCATGATGTGACCGTCCTGCTGATCGGGGAAACCGGTGCCGGTAAAACCTATCTCTCCCGTCTGATCCATGATGTTTCTCCACGCCGGAACGAACCGTTTCTGAATGTGGCTTGTGGAGCGTTGCCGAACGATCTGATTGAAAGTGAACTGTTCGGACACGTACGTGGTGCCTTCACCAGTGCCCATGCAGACAAAGACGGTAAGTTCCTGGCTGCAGGTCGTGGCACTGTTTTGCTGGACGAAATTGATGTGCTGGGTCCCGAGCAGCAGGTCAAACTGTTACGCGTGATTGAGACCGGGGAATTCGAACCGATTGGATCGAATAAAACCCACGTCAATCAGGCCCGACTGGTTGTCGCCAGTAATATGGATCTGCAGCCACTTGTCGAACAGGGCAAGTTTCGGCCTGACTTGTACTATCGATTGAACATGTTGAAATTCGATGTACTGCCCCTGCGACGACGTAAGTCAGATATTATCGTGCTGGCGAATGATTTCGTGCATCAGATGTCAATCAAACATAATATTCCCGTCGATCGCATTGATGAAGAGTTTATGGAAGCTTTGCACACGTATCCGTGGCCCGGGAATGTCCGGGAACTGGAAAACGTGATCCGCCGCTCGGTCATCTACTGCCGCGAAGGAGTCTTACGCAAAGAGAACCTGCCATCGCATATCCTGATGGGACTGGTTGGCCCGACCAATGACCCGTCCGTCGTGTTGAATCACAAACAGAACGATTCGGAACGCCTGGGTGACCAGGTGGCAGTTACAGAGAAAGATCTGATCGAACAGGCTCTGTTCAAAAACAATTACAGCCGCACGAACACCGCTAAAACACTGGGCATCAGTCGTGTGACCCTGTATAACAAAATGAAGAAGTATGGCATGAACACAAAAAAATGA